One Nostoc punctiforme PCC 73102 DNA window includes the following coding sequences:
- a CDS encoding malic enzyme-like NAD(P)-binding protein, with translation MADLTPNSSFSLTLRLQIPNRVGMLASVTQAIATTGGNLGQIDLIEQTRKESTRDITVDAASTEHAETIVQAVKALPDIKLLSVYDRTFNLHRGGKISITSRIPLKSVSDLAMAYTPGVGRICTAIAQDPEEVYKLTIKQNTVAIVTDGSAVLGLGNLGPAAALPVMEGKAMLFKEFAGLDAFPICLATQDTEEIIQTVKNIAPVFGGVNLEDIAAPRCFEIEKRLREELDIPVFHDDQHGTAIVTLAALFNSLKLVHKPMAEIRIVINGAGAAGVAIARLLRKAGAEKIWMCDSKGIISTSRADLTEEKLEFAVKAQGTLAGAMQGADVFIGVSAPGVLTPEMVHSMAKDPIVFAMANPIPEIQPELISKDVAVIATGRSDYPNQINNVLAFPGVFRGALDCRAKTITTTMYLEAANAIASLVKPSDLDREHIIPSVFDERVVNAVAAAVQQAARQEGIAQN, from the coding sequence ATGGCAGACCTAACTCCGAATTCTAGTTTTAGTTTGACACTGCGCTTGCAGATTCCCAATCGTGTAGGAATGTTAGCGTCAGTAACCCAGGCGATCGCAACTACTGGCGGCAATCTCGGTCAAATTGATTTAATAGAGCAAACCCGTAAAGAGTCCACCCGCGATATTACCGTTGATGCTGCTAGTACCGAACATGCTGAAACCATTGTGCAAGCAGTGAAAGCATTACCAGATATCAAGTTACTCAGTGTCTACGATCGCACCTTTAATTTGCATCGTGGTGGCAAAATCAGCATTACTAGCAGAATTCCTTTAAAGAGTGTGTCCGATCTAGCAATGGCTTACACACCAGGAGTTGGTCGAATTTGTACTGCGATCGCTCAAGATCCAGAGGAAGTTTACAAGTTAACCATCAAACAAAACACTGTTGCTATTGTTACCGATGGTAGTGCCGTTTTGGGATTGGGAAATCTCGGCCCGGCTGCTGCTCTGCCAGTCATGGAAGGCAAAGCAATGCTATTCAAGGAATTTGCTGGGCTAGATGCTTTTCCCATTTGTCTGGCTACCCAAGATACAGAAGAGATTATCCAGACAGTTAAGAATATCGCGCCAGTTTTTGGGGGTGTGAATTTAGAAGATATCGCTGCACCTCGCTGCTTTGAAATTGAAAAGAGATTGCGCGAAGAGTTAGATATCCCCGTTTTTCATGACGATCAGCATGGTACGGCGATTGTCACCTTGGCAGCATTATTTAACTCTCTAAAACTGGTACATAAGCCAATGGCAGAAATCCGCATCGTGATTAACGGTGCTGGGGCGGCGGGAGTAGCGATCGCGCGGTTACTCCGTAAAGCTGGGGCAGAAAAAATCTGGATGTGCGACTCTAAAGGGATTATATCTACAAGTCGTGCCGATTTGACAGAAGAAAAACTCGAATTTGCCGTGAAAGCTCAAGGTACGTTAGCGGGCGCGATGCAAGGGGCAGATGTCTTTATTGGTGTCAGCGCACCGGGAGTTTTGACACCAGAAATGGTGCATTCAATGGCGAAAGACCCAATTGTGTTTGCAATGGCAAATCCCATTCCAGAGATTCAGCCAGAATTAATCAGTAAAGATGTTGCTGTCATTGCTACCGGTCGCAGTGATTACCCTAATCAAATCAATAACGTCCTAGCTTTTCCTGGGGTATTCCGTGGTGCTTTAGATTGTCGAGCAAAGACAATTACGACCACAATGTATTTAGAAGCCGCAAATGCGATCGCTTCTTTAGTCAAGCCTTCAGATTTGGATCGCGAACATATTATTCCTTCAGTCTTTGATGAGCGAGTCGTCAATGCTGTTGCTGCTGCTGTACAACAAGCAGCGCGTCAAGAAGGTATCGCTCAGAATTAA
- a CDS encoding 3-deoxy-7-phosphoheptulonate synthase, with amino-acid sequence MHNKLFNSNIDNANIENDRILLTPNEIKSKLPLTQLAEQRVLAYRQEIEDILDFQDRRKFIVVGPCSIHDPKAALEYSERLKALSEEVKDKLLLIMRVYFEKPRTTVGWKGLINDPDMDDSFHVENGLLIARDLLLKITELGLPAGTEALDPIIPQYISELITWSAIGARTTESQTHREMASGLSMPVGFKNGTDGNIQVALNALQSARNPHNFLGINQNGQVSVFQTKGNGYGHVILRGGSQPNFDAANVKLVEDKLKQANLPPRIVIDCSHGNTNKDYKLQGAVLENIIQQIVDGNTSIVGMMLESHLYEGSQPITDKQEELKYGVSVTDKCISWEETEKIILAAYEKLK; translated from the coding sequence ATGCACAACAAATTATTTAATAGTAATATCGACAACGCTAACATTGAGAACGATCGCATTTTATTAACTCCCAATGAAATAAAATCAAAATTACCTTTAACACAATTAGCCGAACAAAGAGTTTTAGCATACAGGCAGGAAATAGAAGATATTCTCGATTTTCAGGATCGGAGAAAGTTTATAGTAGTTGGGCCATGCTCAATCCACGACCCAAAAGCAGCGCTCGAATATTCTGAAAGGTTGAAAGCGTTGTCTGAGGAAGTTAAGGATAAGCTACTACTAATAATGCGTGTATACTTTGAAAAGCCAAGAACAACCGTCGGTTGGAAAGGATTAATTAACGATCCAGATATGGATGATTCTTTCCATGTAGAGAATGGTTTATTAATTGCACGCGATTTGTTATTAAAAATTACAGAATTGGGATTACCTGCGGGTACAGAAGCACTAGATCCAATCATACCTCAATACATTAGTGAACTGATTACCTGGTCTGCTATTGGGGCACGCACGACCGAATCACAAACTCACCGTGAAATGGCAAGTGGGCTTTCGATGCCTGTGGGTTTTAAAAACGGTACTGATGGCAATATTCAAGTAGCTTTGAATGCCCTACAATCAGCTAGAAACCCGCATAATTTTCTGGGAATTAATCAAAACGGACAAGTCAGCGTCTTTCAAACTAAAGGGAATGGCTATGGTCACGTAATTTTAAGAGGTGGTAGTCAACCCAACTTTGATGCAGCTAATGTCAAATTAGTAGAAGATAAATTAAAACAGGCGAATTTACCACCAAGAATTGTGATCGACTGTAGCCACGGAAATACTAATAAAGATTACAAATTACAAGGTGCTGTTTTAGAAAATATTATTCAGCAAATAGTAGATGGTAATACATCAATAGTTGGCATGATGCTGGAATCACATTTGTATGAAGGTAGTCAACCAATTACCGATAAACAAGAAGAATTAAAATATGGGGTTTCTGTAACTGATAAATGTATTAGTTGGGAAGAAACCGAAAAAATTATTTTGGCTGCTTACGAAAAACTTAAGTAA
- a CDS encoding alpha-amylase family glycosyl hydrolase, which translates to MAKPIEFNLFAPYNKGAALIGSFSDWQEIPMEKGNDGYFRTSVELKDGVYKYKFRVQSNSWFFEPEQWVDVTDPYATDIDELSGKDDSVIHVKDCERITDTYVWQNDDKPLPADHELVIYELHVGDFSGGEDDPYARGKYKHVIEKLDYLSELGINAIELMPLKEYPGDYSWGYNPRHFFATESSYGSTAELKKLIDECHGRGIRVIIDGIYNHSEASAPLTQIDHDYWYHHEPRDPDNNWGPEFNYEHYDEKLEIHPARKFIGETIRFWIQEYHLDGIRYDAARQIANYDFMHWIVQEAKNTAGAKPFYNVAEHIPETTSITNVDGPMDGCWHDSFYHCILEHICGDTFDLERLKDVIDCKRQGFLGATNVVNYLTNHDHNHIMVELGNREIFDEEAFRRAKLGVAILMTAVGVPLIWMGEEFGEYKPKQPESSKIDWTLLGNDLNRSLFESYKGLTNLRKSNHALYTENIDFIHENPEAKVLAYTRWNDEGSRVVVIANFSENFLAGYHVPNFPSAGTWHEWTGNYDVESGDDGIITDLGPYEAKVFVWQ; encoded by the coding sequence ATGGCAAAGCCAATTGAATTTAATTTATTTGCACCATACAACAAAGGAGCCGCATTAATTGGTTCTTTTTCTGATTGGCAAGAAATACCAATGGAAAAAGGTAATGATGGTTATTTTCGTACAAGTGTTGAACTAAAAGACGGTGTTTATAAATATAAATTTCGTGTCCAGTCAAATTCATGGTTTTTTGAGCCAGAACAATGGGTTGATGTTACAGACCCTTATGCAACTGATATAGATGAACTGAGTGGAAAAGATGATAGTGTTATCCATGTAAAAGATTGCGAAAGAATTACTGATACTTATGTCTGGCAAAATGATGATAAACCTTTACCTGCTGACCACGAATTAGTAATTTATGAATTGCACGTTGGTGACTTTTCTGGTGGTGAGGATGACCCTTATGCACGAGGCAAATATAAACACGTCATTGAAAAGTTAGATTATTTGAGTGAACTAGGAATCAATGCTATTGAGTTGATGCCACTTAAAGAATATCCTGGTGATTATAGTTGGGGTTATAATCCCCGCCACTTTTTTGCAACAGAATCAAGTTATGGTTCTACTGCTGAGTTGAAAAAATTGATTGATGAGTGTCATGGCAGAGGCATTCGTGTGATAATTGACGGTATTTATAACCACTCAGAAGCATCTGCTCCTCTAACACAAATTGACCACGATTATTGGTATCATCATGAACCTCGGGACCCTGATAATAACTGGGGACCTGAGTTTAATTACGAACATTATGATGAAAAATTAGAGATTCATCCAGCGCGGAAATTTATTGGTGAAACAATTCGTTTCTGGATTCAGGAATATCATCTTGATGGTATTCGTTATGATGCAGCACGGCAAATTGCTAATTACGACTTCATGCACTGGATTGTTCAGGAAGCCAAAAACACTGCTGGTGCAAAGCCTTTTTATAACGTTGCTGAACACATTCCTGAAACTACCAGCATTACCAATGTAGATGGGCCAATGGATGGTTGCTGGCATGACAGTTTCTATCACTGCATTCTAGAACATATCTGCGGTGATACATTTGATTTAGAGCGTCTCAAAGATGTCATTGACTGCAAACGCCAAGGCTTTTTAGGTGCTACGAATGTAGTAAATTACCTCACCAACCATGACCATAACCACATTATGGTTGAATTGGGGAACCGTGAGATTTTTGACGAAGAAGCCTTTAGACGGGCTAAATTAGGAGTTGCCATCCTAATGACTGCTGTTGGCGTACCTTTGATTTGGATGGGAGAGGAATTTGGCGAGTACAAACCCAAACAACCCGAATCATCAAAAATCGATTGGACTCTGTTAGGTAACGATCTCAATCGTAGTTTATTTGAATCATACAAAGGCTTAACCAACCTGCGTAAAAGTAATCACGCTCTCTACACAGAAAATATTGACTTTATCCACGAAAATCCAGAGGCAAAAGTATTAGCTTATACTCGTTGGAATGATGAAGGTTCTCGTGTAGTCGTAATCGCAAATTTCTCAGAAAATTTCCTAGCTGGCTATCATGTTCCTAATTTTCCTAGTGCTGGTACATGGCATGAATGGACAGGCAATTATGATGTCGAATCTGGTGATGATGGCATAATAACTGACTTGGGCCCATACGAAGCCAAAGTGTTTGTATGGCAGTAA
- a CDS encoding DUF1823 family protein, whose amino-acid sequence MSNLPPLNTATIWAILDDKIDDATVNQLLWHYLGYRYDSSTAQWDISQVAPEWQEEYPQPPNFIESRPATVKLTRSIPAENKQMLKEKLGFKGYKIGEFGPRQTRRATAANWFLSYLQQTNGKIE is encoded by the coding sequence ATGTCTAACCTGCCACCACTCAATACAGCAACAATTTGGGCAATTCTTGACGATAAAATTGATGATGCCACAGTCAACCAGTTGCTATGGCATTATTTAGGCTATCGCTATGACTCTTCAACTGCACAATGGGACATTAGCCAAGTTGCACCAGAATGGCAAGAGGAGTACCCACAACCACCAAATTTCATAGAATCTCGCCCTGCAACAGTTAAGTTAACTCGTTCCATCCCTGCTGAAAACAAACAAATGCTAAAAGAAAAGCTGGGTTTCAAAGGATACAAAATTGGTGAATTTGGGCCTCGGCAAACTCGTAGGGCAACTGCGGCAAATTGGTTTTTAAGTTATCTACAACAAACTAACGGCAAAATTGAATAA
- a CDS encoding transposase — MMLNIEGALKQDRLLRALTGLNRKAFDALLPTFTTMYLDTQQAKPRQRGLGGGRKARLLTAQDKLFFILFYFKCYPTFDVAGLLFDMHRSQAHEWMHRLQPILEAALGQKMALPERHLESIEAFLSRFPGVQRVMIDGTERPIARPQEREQQQQNYSGKKKRHTRKHLAAVDETKRVLILSKAREGKLHDKRFHDEDDIAGSVPDEIPIEVDSGFQGLQKQYDNLHLPHKKPKGGKLSDLQKTENRQLSQSRVVCENAFAGVKRYNAASVIYRNRIENFDDHLMLTAAGLWNFYLMAA, encoded by the coding sequence ATGATGCTGAATATTGAAGGTGCGCTGAAGCAAGACCGACTGTTGAGGGCATTAACTGGGTTGAACCGGAAAGCATTTGATGCCCTTTTGCCCACGTTTACCACGATGTACCTAGATACTCAACAGGCCAAGCCTCGTCAACGTGGCCTGGGTGGAGGACGCAAAGCCCGCTTACTTACAGCCCAAGACAAATTGTTTTTCATCCTTTTCTATTTCAAATGTTATCCGACCTTCGATGTGGCGGGACTGCTCTTTGATATGCATCGCTCCCAGGCACATGAGTGGATGCATCGATTGCAGCCAATATTAGAAGCGGCTTTGGGACAGAAGATGGCGCTGCCGGAACGCCATCTCGAAAGCATTGAAGCATTTTTGTCACGCTTTCCAGGAGTGCAACGAGTGATGATTGATGGGACAGAACGCCCAATTGCGCGACCTCAAGAAAGAGAACAACAACAACAGAATTACTCCGGTAAAAAGAAACGTCATACGCGTAAACACTTGGCGGCAGTTGATGAAACCAAACGGGTCTTGATCTTAAGCAAAGCACGAGAAGGCAAACTGCATGACAAACGTTTTCATGACGAAGATGACATTGCAGGTAGTGTGCCTGATGAAATTCCGATTGAAGTAGACTCGGGCTTTCAGGGATTACAGAAGCAGTATGACAATCTCCATCTTCCTCACAAAAAGCCCAAAGGGGGCAAGTTAAGTGACCTTCAAAAAACGGAGAATCGTCAATTGAGTCAATCCCGTGTAGTTTGCGAAAATGCCTTTGCTGGTGTGAAGCGCTACAACGCCGCCAGTGTCATTTATCGTAATCGGATTGAAAACTTTGATGACCATTTGATGCTGACCGCAGCAGGATTATGGAACTTCTACTTGATGGCTGCTTAA
- a CDS encoding acylphosphatase: protein MQNSTALPKIVRAHVFISGRVQGVGYRYSTVDTARQLGLTGWVRNLPDNRVEAVFEGAREVVDDMVRWCHSGPPAAVVKDVVVEYEVPEGLRGFEVKRVE, encoded by the coding sequence ATGCAGAATTCTACAGCACTGCCAAAGATCGTTCGCGCCCATGTATTCATTTCTGGCCGAGTCCAAGGAGTGGGTTATCGCTATTCCACTGTTGATACCGCTAGGCAGTTGGGATTAACCGGTTGGGTGCGAAATCTCCCTGATAATCGAGTAGAAGCAGTTTTTGAAGGGGCGCGAGAGGTTGTAGATGATATGGTTCGCTGGTGTCACTCTGGGCCACCTGCTGCTGTGGTTAAAGATGTTGTGGTTGAGTATGAAGTACCGGAAGGGTTGCGGGGATTTGAAGTTAAGCGGGTTGAGTAG
- a CDS encoding chlorophyll a/b-binding protein: MTGFKNPAPIVSEDPNAVRFGFTPQSENWNGRLAMIGFLSAILIEAFSGQGLLHFWGIL; encoded by the coding sequence ATGACAGGTTTTAAGAATCCTGCGCCTATTGTTTCAGAAGATCCTAATGCTGTGCGTTTTGGCTTCACTCCTCAGAGTGAAAATTGGAACGGTCGCCTTGCAATGATTGGTTTTTTATCTGCGATTTTGATTGAAGCTTTTTCAGGCCAAGGTTTACTCCATTTCTGGGGCATCCTCTAA
- the nifH gene encoding nitrogenase iron protein, which yields MTDEKIRQIAFYGKGGIGKSTTSQNTLAAMAEMGQRILIVGCDPKADSTRLMLHSKAQTSVLQLAAERGAVEDIELEEVMLTGFRDVRCVESGGPEPGVGCAGRGIITAINFLEENGAYKDVDFVSYDVLGDVVCGGFAMPIREGKAQEIYIVTSGEMMAMYAANNIARGVLKYAHTGGVRLGGLICNSRNVDREIDLIETLAKRLNTQMIHYVPRDNIVQHAELRRMTVNEYAPDSNQSNEYRILAKKIIDNDKLAVPTPIEMEELEELLIEFGILESDENTAMLVGKTATEAPVK from the coding sequence ATGACTGACGAAAAGATTAGACAAATAGCTTTCTATGGTAAAGGCGGTATTGGTAAATCTACCACCTCTCAAAACACCCTTGCAGCAATGGCTGAAATGGGTCAACGCATTCTAATTGTCGGTTGCGACCCTAAAGCTGACTCTACCCGTTTGATGCTACACAGTAAAGCTCAAACAAGTGTTCTTCAATTAGCTGCTGAAAGAGGCGCTGTAGAAGATATTGAACTCGAAGAAGTAATGCTGACTGGTTTCCGTGATGTACGTTGTGTGGAGTCTGGTGGCCCTGAACCCGGTGTAGGTTGCGCTGGTCGTGGTATTATCACTGCTATCAACTTCTTAGAAGAAAACGGTGCTTACAAAGACGTTGATTTTGTAAGTTACGACGTTTTGGGTGACGTTGTGTGCGGTGGTTTTGCTATGCCTATCCGTGAAGGCAAGGCACAAGAAATCTACATCGTTACCTCTGGTGAAATGATGGCGATGTATGCAGCTAACAACATCGCTCGTGGTGTTCTCAAATATGCTCACACTGGCGGCGTGCGCTTGGGTGGTTTGATTTGTAACAGCCGTAACGTTGACCGAGAAATCGACTTAATCGAAACCTTGGCAAAACGTTTGAACACCCAAATGATTCACTACGTACCTCGTGACAACATTGTACAACACGCAGAATTGCGTCGGATGACTGTTAACGAGTACGCACCAGATAGCAATCAAAGTAACGAATATCGGATACTGGCTAAAAAGATCATCGACAACGACAAGCTAGCTGTTCCCACCCCCATTGAGATGGAAGAGTTAGAAGAGTTGTTGATTGAATTCGGTATTCTCGAAAGCGATGAAAATACCGCAATGCTTGTTGGTAAGACTGCTACTGAAGCACCAGTCAAGTAG
- a CDS encoding DUF72 domain-containing protein, with amino-acid sequence MNFFIGCAVWAYKGWVGELYPQGTRTADFLHLYSRRFTTVEGNTTFYAVPNQETVTRWAAETPAGFEFCLKLPRDITHQGLLQPYIPAALKFLEGMRPLGKHLGPIFAQLPPSYAPALFDDLTNFLEAWPRTDAPLALEVRHPDWFREPHASNLTALLQKLGVGRVLLDSRPIYTGDDDPQLQSERRKPKLPLQLSVTAPFTLIRFISHPNLSVNQPFMEEWVRQIQQWLQAGVRIYFFVHCPIEARSPNIARHFQQLLEQSDTPVPPLPWNNLEHPPNQLSLWS; translated from the coding sequence GTGAACTTTTTTATTGGTTGTGCTGTTTGGGCATATAAAGGTTGGGTGGGCGAACTTTACCCCCAAGGTACTCGCACCGCCGATTTTCTCCATCTCTACAGTCGTCGCTTCACCACTGTAGAAGGTAACACCACCTTTTATGCTGTGCCTAATCAAGAAACTGTAACCCGTTGGGCTGCCGAAACCCCAGCAGGTTTTGAATTTTGTCTAAAATTACCGCGAGATATTACCCATCAAGGGTTGCTACAACCTTATATTCCGGCGGCTTTAAAATTTCTGGAAGGGATGCGCCCTTTAGGTAAGCATCTTGGCCCAATATTTGCCCAGTTACCACCTAGTTATGCACCTGCATTGTTTGACGATTTGACCAACTTTCTGGAAGCTTGGCCGCGCACAGATGCACCCCTAGCCCTGGAAGTTCGTCATCCCGATTGGTTCAGAGAACCCCATGCTAGTAATTTGACAGCGCTTTTACAAAAGCTAGGTGTAGGACGGGTACTTTTAGACTCGCGCCCCATTTACACTGGAGATGATGACCCCCAGTTACAATCAGAACGACGTAAACCTAAATTACCGTTGCAATTGAGTGTGACAGCACCTTTTACTCTGATTCGGTTTATTTCCCATCCAAATTTATCAGTGAATCAGCCGTTTATGGAAGAGTGGGTAAGGCAGATTCAGCAATGGTTACAGGCGGGAGTGCGAATTTATTTCTTTGTTCATTGTCCAATAGAAGCGCGATCGCCTAACATAGCGCGTCATTTCCAACAGCTATTAGAACAGAGTGATACACCAGTTCCACCCTTACCTTGGAATAACCTTGAGCATCCACCCAATCAACTGAGTTTATGGTCTTGA
- a CDS encoding DUF4360 domain-containing protein translates to MNNQNFKTTSINFIKSFLAAATLITASVGPAFANDKVEIVGAEYGGNGCPEGSASVSVSPDGQELSILFDKFIAVGNKAEERRKNCNLSIPIKVPQGFQISLYDADYRGYVAPSTIGRLRAEYFFAGQRGPVFSRTFNGESDYNVRDQLVTVADVWSRCGDSVNMRVNAAMTASGQGMATVDSFDLAHRGLVYHVKYRQCR, encoded by the coding sequence ATGAATAATCAAAATTTCAAGACAACATCTATCAACTTTATCAAATCTTTTCTAGCTGCGGCTACACTGATAACAGCTTCCGTCGGCCCTGCTTTTGCTAACGACAAAGTAGAAATTGTAGGTGCAGAATATGGTGGTAATGGCTGCCCTGAAGGATCTGCTAGTGTAAGTGTCAGCCCCGATGGTCAAGAGCTAAGTATTCTATTTGATAAGTTTATAGCTGTAGGGAATAAAGCAGAAGAAAGACGCAAAAACTGTAACTTAAGTATTCCGATCAAAGTCCCCCAAGGCTTTCAAATTTCCCTCTACGATGCTGATTATCGGGGCTATGTTGCTCCTAGCACAATTGGCAGACTAAGAGCAGAGTACTTTTTTGCTGGTCAGCGTGGCCCTGTTTTTTCTCGGACATTTAACGGCGAAAGTGATTACAACGTTCGCGATCAATTAGTGACTGTAGCTGATGTTTGGTCACGCTGTGGCGACAGTGTAAATATGCGGGTAAATGCTGCGATGACCGCCAGTGGTCAAGGTATGGCAACTGTTGACTCTTTTGACCTCGCCCACCGAGGGTTGGTTTATCACGTCAAATATCGCCAGTGTCGTTAA
- a CDS encoding pentapeptide repeat-containing protein → MSDLERYYRILELEPGATLEEVNQAYKDLVFVWHPDRIPKDNLRLQQKAQDKLKAINEAREKLRSLKTKHQTISNSPSPSSSPSPSYQQQTPSQKTQPPPKQNSDLSGKDYSRANLSNKDLSGRNLSYANLSGANLSDTFMHKVNLRGANLSEANLFRANLLLADLREANLRGANLIGADLSGTDLRGADLTGARIRSGERLLVKLIGANLAGAIMPDGEIYQ, encoded by the coding sequence ATGAGCGATCTGGAGCGGTACTATAGAATTTTGGAATTAGAGCCTGGAGCAACACTTGAAGAAGTGAACCAGGCTTACAAAGATTTAGTCTTTGTTTGGCATCCCGATCGCATTCCCAAAGACAATCTCCGTTTACAGCAGAAAGCACAAGATAAGCTGAAAGCCATAAATGAAGCTCGTGAAAAATTGCGCTCTCTAAAAACCAAACATCAAACTATATCTAATTCACCTTCACCTTCATCTTCACCTTCACCGTCATATCAACAGCAAACACCATCTCAAAAAACCCAGCCACCACCGAAGCAAAACTCAGACTTGAGTGGCAAAGACTACAGTCGGGCAAATTTGAGCAACAAAGACTTATCTGGCAGAAATCTAAGTTATGCAAACTTGAGTGGTGCTAATCTCAGCGACACTTTTATGCACAAAGTCAACCTTAGAGGGGCGAATTTATCTGAAGCAAATTTATTTCGGGCAAACCTCCTTTTAGCGGATCTCAGGGAGGCGAATTTACGTGGTGCTAATTTAATTGGTGCGGATCTCAGTGGAACCGACTTACGAGGAGCCGACTTAACAGGAGCGCGGATTCGTTCTGGTGAGCGCCTCTTGGTTAAATTAATTGGTGCTAACTTAGCTGGGGCAATTATGCCTGATGGGGAAATTTATCAATAA
- the aroF gene encoding 3-deoxy-7-phosphoheptulonate synthase codes for MINAKLAAQSHPNHQTIVKISEKVAFGGEELVIIGGPCTVESLEQMEIVAQKLSTASIQGLRGGVYKPRTSPYAFQGMGEEGLRILARVRSHYNMPVVTEVMSISQIEVVAAHADMLQVGSRNMQNFDLLKALGQAGKPILLKRGLAATIEEFVMAAEYILSHGNPDVVLCERGIRSFDDYTRNVLDLAAVAALKQITHLPVIVDPSHAVGKRELVAPVARAAIACGADGLIIECHPQPEKSVSDARQALSLEDMVRLVDSLKPVAKAVGRNISSNVGAGLSPAPIFYAA; via the coding sequence ATGATTAATGCTAAACTTGCCGCACAATCTCATCCGAATCACCAGACAATCGTTAAAATCTCAGAAAAAGTCGCTTTCGGAGGCGAAGAACTGGTAATTATCGGCGGCCCCTGTACCGTTGAAAGCTTAGAACAAATGGAGATTGTCGCCCAAAAGCTATCTACTGCATCGATACAGGGGTTGCGTGGCGGTGTCTACAAACCTCGCACATCTCCCTACGCTTTCCAGGGTATGGGTGAGGAAGGATTGAGGATTTTGGCAAGGGTGCGATCGCATTACAATATGCCAGTTGTCACTGAGGTGATGTCAATTTCTCAAATTGAAGTAGTCGCCGCCCATGCTGATATGCTTCAAGTTGGCAGTCGTAATATGCAAAACTTCGACTTGCTCAAAGCTTTGGGACAAGCTGGTAAACCAATATTACTCAAACGTGGTTTAGCAGCGACTATTGAAGAATTTGTCATGGCTGCTGAATATATTCTTAGCCACGGGAATCCTGATGTGGTGTTGTGCGAAAGAGGTATCCGCAGCTTCGATGATTACACCCGCAATGTCCTAGATTTAGCAGCAGTGGCAGCACTCAAGCAAATAACTCACCTGCCTGTGATTGTAGATCCTTCCCATGCTGTCGGTAAACGGGAACTGGTAGCACCTGTGGCTAGGGCTGCGATCGCTTGCGGTGCTGATGGATTAATTATTGAATGTCACCCACAACCAGAAAAATCTGTTTCTGATGCCCGTCAAGCACTCTCTTTAGAAGATATGGTGCGTTTAGTTGATAGTTTAAAGCCTGTAGCAAAAGCCGTTGGGCGCAATATATCATCAAATGTCGGGGCGGGTTTATCACC